A section of the Plutella xylostella chromosome 18, ilPluXylo3.1, whole genome shotgun sequence genome encodes:
- the LOC105388541 gene encoding anaphase-promoting complex subunit 1, whose product MIAASEPLEFVPHGRTVLENHPGKIYSRCNKSSLSENSLLYKLTNFAIKDESLIEGRDEDELEWWCVREVFARRKEDFEDDPPATTKDSKDEYMSESFRPQSRLKNDFNISIKSELAMKKGDADCGSGPSGTSRGGSANSSSNMSKKFSPPSQASPSREKPLSHKTDCCYEEELYVKGCTAVWSKGLTSAPATRLSGPESRETIACFTIEAPIRHAVFCNFHVGINNTMLIDALNSQIGDVKKNIKIEDTTEHLATKNMPSILLVDNKNVRVYATDGREYVTSIPFQVKKVWPMKYGVLFEKEAIPSFQNSMLPASFLKFNESQNSTFSRSKNAFPFNMSARLRQESLSAFDSDVPLPTCFSMSHPLDEVTPILMKSPSQGLQYYNDGDLQIIFVSTNPSIILLYDWKLGTHSLWYVRKAVREECLTMCPNMNSTTTVFSQTCEFPASPMNSVKNVTSWATGAGSPHHSKRGSGTPIMSRSRVNSPMANIFHQQGLSPHASIGHASSVTMMANTCNQAPPSLPLYPEICLDHIWTDTQSIRRDPIENQSDTKSFLHTDLVGHDYLCFMVKVDGSSKLQIVRLQKSHSHGKSSKMNLIVGSITSVSAKDAVVLDHLQMIALIDDSGNIILQSGASVVGKVHVGGVLARLLATAYAAGGLPRRSSLLPSRRDAPLDDSALHLLSPVAPVAAAPAATGLQTLRDAAGTRLTLVFDKSTMYRITLPDIARSSRVIKCCGALRAILPKDVTMQVSNNNK is encoded by the exons ATGATTGCCGCCTCCGAGCCCTTG GAATTTGTGCCTCACGGTAGGACGGTCCTTGAGAATCATCCCGGAAAGATCTACTCACGATGTAATAAGAGTTCATTGTCTGAGAACTCCCTGCTATACAAGTTGACTAACTTTGCCATCAAGGATGAGAGTCTGATTGAGGGTCGTGATGAAGATGAGCTGGAGTGGTGGTGTGTCAGAGAAGTGTTTGCTAGAAGAAAAGAAG ACTTTGAAGATGACCCACCAGCAACAACAAAGGACTCCAAGGATGAGTACATGTCGGAGTCGTTCCGGCCGCAGAGTCGGCTGAAGAATGACTTCAACATCTCTATCAAGTCAGAGCTGGCTATGAAGAAGGGGGATGCGGACTGTGGCTCTGGGCCGTCGGGGACTTCTAGag GTGGCAGCGCAAACAGTTCCAGCAACATGTCCAAGAAGTTCTCGCCTCCGTCGCAGGCGTCCCCAAGCCGGGAGAAGCCGCTCAGCCACAAGACCGACTGCTGCTACGAGGAGGAGCTGTATGTGAAGGGATGCACTGCTGTGTGGTCTAAAG GCCTGACGTCAGCTCCAGCCACCAGACTCTCCGGCCCGGAGTCTCGTGAGACCATCGCGTGCTTCACCATCGAGGCCCCCATCCGACacgccgtcttctgcaacttCCACGTCGGCATCAACAACACCATGCTCATTGATGCCTTGAACTCGCAGATAGGAGACGTCAAAAAGAACATCAAGATTGAGGATACTACTGAACATCTAGCTACAAAGAATATGCCGTCGATACTGCTGGTGGATAATAAGAATGTGAGGGTATATGCCACGGATGGCAGGGAGTATGTGACGAGTATCccgtttcaagtgaaaaaggTCTGGCCGATGAAGTACGGAGTGCTGTTTGAGAAGGAGGCGATACCGTCGTTCCAGAATTCGATGTTGCCGGCGTCGTTTTTGAAGTTTAACGAGTCGCAGAATAGCACGTTTTCGAGGTCGAAAAACGCGTTTCCGTTTAATATGAGTGCGCGGTTGCGTCAGGAGTCGCTTTCGGCGTTCGATTCTGATGTTCCATTGCCGACTTGCTTCTCCATGTCACATCCTTTAGATGAAGTCACTCCTATACTAATGAAGTCACCATCACAAGGACTGCAGTATTACAACGACGGGGACTTACAAATCATATTCGTCAGCACAAATCCTAGCATTATACTCCTGTATGATTGGAAGCTAGGGACACATTCGCTGTGGTACGTTAGAAAGGCTGTACGGGAAGAATGCTTAACCATGTGTCCGAACATGAATTCTACGACCACAGTCTTCAGTCAAACATGTGAGTTCCCGGCCAGCCCGATGAACAGTGTTAAGAATGTTACCAGTTGGGCCACCGGAGCAGGCAGTCCCCATCATTCGAAGAGGGGTTCAGGCACTCCGATCATGTCCCGGTCACGAGTCAACAGTCCAATGGCCAACATATTTCACCAGCAGGGCTTGTCACCTCATGCGTCCATTGGCCATGCTTCCTCGGTAACTATGATGGCAAACACTTGCAACCAAGCGCCTCCATCGCTGCCTTTGTACCCAGAAATATGCCTCGATCACATCTGGACCGATACCCAAAGCATCAGACGAGATCCGATAGAGAATCAAAGTGATACGAAGAGTTTTCTCCACACGGATTTGGTGGGACATgattatttatgtttcatGGTGAAAGTGGACGGTTCGAGTAAGCTACAGATTGTGAGGTTGCAGAAGTCTCATTCTCACGGGAAGTCATCGAAAATGAACCTTATTGTGGGGTCGATAACGTCGGTTTCGGCGAAGGACGCGGTGGTGCTGGATCATCTGCAGATGATTGCGTTGATAGACGACAGTGGGAATATTATTCTGCAGTCCGGAGCGAGTGTTGTTGGGAAG GTGCACGTAGGCGGCGTCCTAGCCCGCCTCCTAGCCACAGCTTACGCCGCCGGCGGCCTCCCGCGCCGCAGCAGCCTGCTGCCGTCCCGCCGCGACGCGCCGCTAGACGACTCCGCACTGCACCTGCTGTCGCCCGTCGCGCccgtcgccgccgcgcccgctgcCACAG GTCTCCAAACCCTGCGCGACGCGGCCGGCACTCGCCTAACCCTAGTCTTCGACAAGTCGACGATGTATCGCATCACACTGCCCGACATCGCGAGGTCGTCTAGAGTGATCAAGTGTTGCGGCGCGCTCAGGGCCATACTGCCTAAGGATGTCACTATGCAggttagtaataataataaataa